One window of the Nicotiana tabacum cultivar K326 chromosome 4, ASM71507v2, whole genome shotgun sequence genome contains the following:
- the LOC107804940 gene encoding putative NADH dehydrogenase [ubiquinone] 1 alpha subcomplex subunit 5, mitochondrial: MFLRRVARPLMMMAKVKETTGIVGLDVVPNAREVLINLYRKTLEEIKAVPEDEGYRKAVESFTRHRLSVCQEEGDSEMIEKRLGCGQVEELIEEAQDELKLIGHMNEWKPWGVPDDYECEVIENDAPVPKHIPLHRPGPLPEEFYKTLEAVTSGTLET; encoded by the exons ATGTTTCTCCGAAGAGTAGCGAGGCCGTTGATGATGATGGCGAAAGTGAAGGAGACAACAGGGATTGTAGGTCTCGATGTGGTCCCAAATGCGAGGGAAGTTCTGATTAATCTTTACAGGAAAACCCTAGAAGAGATCAAGGCTGTTCCGGAAGACGAGGGATACCGGAAAGCCGTCGAAAGCTTCACCCGCCACCGCCTCAGTGTCTGCCAGGAGGAAGGAGATTCGGAAATGATCGAGAAACGGCTTGGTTGTGGCCAGGTTGAAGAGTTAATTGAGGAAGCCCAAGATGAGCTTAAGCTCATCGGTCACATGAACG AGTGGAAACCTTGGGGCGTTCCCGATGATTATGAGTGTGAAGTTATTGAAAATGATGCTCCAGTACCCAAGCACATTCCCCTTCACCGTCCTGGTCCCCTTCCTGAGGAGTTTTATAAGACACTGGAGGCTGTTACTTCTGGCACATTGGAGACTTAA